CACCCAACGCGGCTATGAGGAACTGCTGACGGAGATTCAACAGCAGGAAGACAACCTGTTGGCCAGGACCCGTACCTGACACCCCCCAACCCTGCTGGTGGCGGACGTGACGCACTACTGAGGGCTATCGAGATGAACATCACCGAAAAACGACTGCAGCAAATCTTCCCCAACGCCGCGAACAAGCGGGCGTTTTTGTGTCGGTGACTGAAAAAAGCCCGCTGATCTCAATGCTCAGCAGGCTTTTCGTGCATTGGAGGGTCGATTCCTAAAGTCCGCCTCCTTCTGGTCGAAATGCTGTCATACGATGTCGTATCCCAAAATAAGAGTATCCCGCCTAAATGTCCCTTCGCAGCCTGTCTATCGCCCGCCGTGCGGGCCTGGGTTTTGCCTTGATTGCTTTGCTCGTGGCCCTGTTGGGTTTTTTTGCGCTATCGAACATGGCGAGCATCCGCGCCAGTGCGGTACAGGTTGAAAGCGGGCTAGTGCCGAAGATGCGGTTGGTCGCTGATATTCGTGAAATCATGCTGCGCATTCGTACGATCTCTTTGCGAATGGCGCTGGACCCGAACCCTGCGGGCATCCCGCAATACCGCAGTCAGATGGACACTCGCAGCCAGGACCTGACGAAACGGCTGGCCGATTTGGAGGCTGTGATCGACACGCCTGAAGTCCGTACGCTCTACGACCAGTTCCAGGTCTCGCTTCGCCAATACCAGCAAGCTTTGGCTCAATCATTCGTGCTGGCCGACAAGCAGCAGGGCGCCGAACTTAACAAGTTGCTGTTGGTGGATATGAAAACCGTGGTCGATGGCTCCGGCGCTCAACTCAATGCGCTCGCCGATTACTACAACGCCCAGATCAACCAACAGGGGCAAGCGGCGGAGTCGCAGTACAGCCGCTCGCGCACCATGGTGTTCGGTTTTGTGCTCCTTGCCGCGTTGAGCACCGTGGTGCTGGCGTGGTTACTCACGCGCAGTATTGTCGGCCCGTTGAGCCAGGCCGTTCGGGCTGCCGAGAACGTTGCCCAGGGTGACCTGACGCAAACGGTGGCGGTGACTGGCGACGATGAAGTCACTCGCCTGCTGGTGGCTCTCAAGAGCATGCAAGCCAACCTGCGCGGGACCTTGCAACTGATTCGCCAGTCAGCGGGGCAGATGGCGTCGTCTGCCACCGACCTGAATGGCATCACCGATCAAAGCAGTCGCAGCCTGCAAAAGCAGACGGCGGAAATCGAGCAGGCCGCTACCGCGGTCAACGAGATGACCTCGGCGGCGGACGAAGTGGCGCGCAATGCGGTGTCCACCTCCGAGTCCACGCGGCTGTCCAACGAAACCGCGCGCGAAGGCCAGCATCGCGTGGGCGAGACCGTCAGCGCGATTCAAGCCCTGAGCACCAATATCGGCGAAACCTCGACCCTGGTGCAGAACCTGGCGGAGCAGTCACGGGATATCGGCAAGGTCCTCGATGTGATTCGCTCTATCGCCGAGCAGACCAACTTGCTGGCGCTCAACGCGGCGATCGAGGCTGCGCGCGCCGGTGAGTCCGGGCGTGGCTTTGCGGTGGTAGCCGACGAAGTGCGTGCGCTGGCCCATCGCACCCAGCAATCGACCCTGGAAATTGATCAGATGGTGACCGCCATGCGCATCGGCTCCAATGATGCATTGACTTCAATGCAGTCCAGTACCCAGCGTGCCACCGACACCCTGGCCCTGGCGGAGGGGGCGGGGGGGGCCTTGAGCCAGATCACCGACTCTATCGACCAGATTCACCAACGCAACCTGGTGATTGCCAGCGCTGCCGAGGAACAAGCCCAGGTGGCCAAGGAAGTGGATCGCAACATCGTGAACATTCGCGACCTGTCGGCGCAATCGTCTTCCGGTGCCGGGCAGATCAATGGTTCCAGCCAGGAGCTGGCGCGGCTGGCGGTTGCACTCAACGAAGCGGTGGCACGCTTTCAGGTGTAGCAAGCGCGTGCCACCGACCACGGGTGGGTGGCACGCAGGTCGTGAGGCGCCGAGGCGACGTTACATCGCCTGCTGAACCACCTGCCCACGGTTGCCGGCGCGGCGATACAACGCCAGGGTCGAGCACAGGGCACACAGCGCGGCGAACATCATCCAGTAAGCCGGCGAGGCCTTGTCTGCGGTGATGTGGATAAACCAGGTGGAAATGGCCGGGGTAAAGCCACCAAACACCGCGGTCGCCAGGCTGTAGGCGAGGGAGAAGCCTGCCACGCGCACTTCCACCGGCATGATTTCGGTGAGCGCCGGGATCATCGCGCCGTTGTACATGCCATAGAGGAAGGAGAACCACAGCAGCGTCTCCAACATATGCGCAAAGCTTGGGGCATTCACCACGTAGG
This region of Pseudomonas asgharzadehiana genomic DNA includes:
- a CDS encoding methyl-accepting chemotaxis protein; this encodes MASSATDLNGITDQSSRSLQKQTAEIEQAATAVNEMTSAADEVARNAVSTSESTRLSNETAREGQHRVGETVSAIQALSTNIGETSTLVQNLAEQSRDIGKVLDVIRSIAEQTNLLALNAAIEAARAGESGRGFAVVADEVRALAHRTQQSTLEIDQMVTAMRIGSNDALTSMQSSTQRATDTLALAEGAGGALSQITDSIDQIHQRNLVIASAAEEQAQVAKEVDRNIVNIRDLSAQSSSGAGQINGSSQELARLAVALNEAVARFQV